The following are from one region of the Petrotoga mobilis SJ95 genome:
- the rpmF gene encoding 50S ribosomal protein L32 translates to MATPKQKASRGQTHSRRAKFYSAYKINVVKCPKCGEPKLPHRVCLNCGYYGDKQILEIGE, encoded by the coding sequence ATGGCAACGCCAAAACAAAAGGCTTCAAGAGGTCAAACACATTCTAGAAGAGCGAAATTTTACTCTGCCTACAAGATCAATGTTGTAAAATGTCCGAAGTGCGGAGAGCCAAAATTACCACACCGCGTTTGTTTGAATTGTGGATACTATGGTGACAAACAAATCTTAGAAATAGGTGAATGA
- the plsX gene encoding phosphate acyltransferase PlsX, which produces MNSVKIGIDLYGGDNAPSSVVEGALFALKNKFLSPEELVIVGNEISKEDLDKISNLQIVPAKNLVSNETKPTEVLKMKESSMYVGCEMLKNNELNAFVSAGNTGALLSSGTFVAGRLPGIKRPALVLALPSKSNKPKILVDAGANAEVKAEHFYDFAREGIAYAKFLNLENPRVGILNIGSEDEKGNSIVREASNLLKEEKKFNYVGYVEARELFDDTCDIIVTDGFTGNNVLKTMEGTAYFILHELKETIKKGGLFTKLGALFLRGSLKSLVNKIDYRSYGGTFFLGVNGVLVKAHGSSDAEAIANALYVAYRAAKFDLIEKIEI; this is translated from the coding sequence ATGAATAGTGTAAAAATAGGTATCGATCTATACGGCGGTGATAATGCGCCCAGTTCTGTTGTTGAGGGCGCACTTTTTGCTTTAAAGAATAAGTTCCTTTCTCCTGAAGAATTGGTTATAGTGGGAAATGAAATTTCAAAGGAAGATTTAGATAAAATATCGAATTTACAGATTGTCCCAGCTAAAAATTTGGTTAGTAACGAGACAAAACCAACGGAAGTTTTGAAAATGAAAGAATCTTCGATGTACGTAGGCTGCGAAATGTTGAAAAATAACGAATTAAATGCTTTTGTTAGTGCAGGTAACACTGGTGCATTACTATCAAGCGGTACATTTGTTGCAGGTAGACTACCTGGTATAAAAAGGCCTGCCTTGGTTTTAGCCCTTCCTTCTAAATCCAATAAACCCAAAATTTTGGTGGATGCAGGAGCAAACGCTGAAGTAAAGGCTGAACATTTTTATGATTTTGCAAGGGAGGGAATAGCTTACGCTAAATTTTTGAATCTTGAAAATCCAAGGGTTGGGATTTTAAATATCGGTTCTGAAGACGAAAAGGGAAATTCAATTGTTAGAGAAGCTTCTAATTTGTTGAAAGAAGAAAAGAAGTTTAATTATGTTGGCTATGTAGAAGCACGTGAGTTGTTTGATGATACGTGTGATATAATAGTTACAGACGGATTCACCGGTAACAACGTTTTAAAAACTATGGAAGGTACAGCTTATTTCATCCTTCATGAATTGAAAGAAACGATTAAAAAAGGTGGGTTATTCACAAAATTAGGAGCCTTGTTTCTAAGAGGTTCTTTAAAATCTTTAGTCAATAAAATTGATTATAGGAGTTACGGAGGGACATTCTTTTTGGGGGTCAATGGTGTTTTAGTTAAGGCGCATGGGTCTTCAGACGCTGAAGCAATAGCTAATGCATTGTACGTGGCTTACCGTGCCGCCAAATTTGACTTGATCGAAAAGATTGAGATTTAA